One window of Mastacembelus armatus chromosome 20, fMasArm1.2, whole genome shotgun sequence genomic DNA carries:
- the amer2 gene encoding APC membrane recruitment protein 2: MEVQSECLEPPVATQCDPQPTGKINKAALKLFGKRRTGSGMASFFSFRNKGANSGNRNSENGNSLNGNGSTASVELVRSKTHDGLTGSNNDTDEQRGEGPASLETGPVRSLSKSLSFFSLLRRGSFRSSENGGGGLVRRGRGLKGFFSSMRWRRKEKANEGEGEEVEGRKENDVNTADSENIKDITLTLEPPPHHHQEDCSNAEAESNLQVTETPVTSVTIIPPHCVAIPGPSVEQDSPFPYTPTDSPLCPPIQKAKASISSLTPSLATPPLDRCSTGDPPSEPSVDRLCSLLFNDVTSLKSFDSLTGCGDIIADADDDGPTGNGGSGTSSSSSGGGGCSIGAGRTVGITSAISHGSPSKPTLPTQLTQPIFSVTSSSVPASLPARARAPSPPQQHPAGSGVVAYMGGGEEMASPEGVDDADMQGLWHMLPSTGDNSPALMRSNQPPSTAQTSTYPPRTNPPSCQLPSVQRSSDRKVPQVKALGLSKIPVVGGAGSRAAKPPLPPMHGRHSTSPGDKEPHSDEGYWDTPSATPTATPDESGLQRSQKTALSRDCCSGDHLYDFYNDPEEEGEDEEQEGDEDLNSTPSPSTEYKLSPTSQTTLPSSSSSSSFQSMLGSTSLPRESKIPLSTRQTLPPHSVSQTALSSVLENESPPPKTQASLLARTRIPVSKVPVRRSVNKPGSTTRGNHHKK, translated from the coding sequence ATGGAGGTGCAGTCGGAGTGTTTGGAGCCTCCTGTGGCCACTCAGTGTGACCCCCAGCCTACAGGGAAGATCAACAAAGCTGCCCTCAAACTCTTTGGAAAGCGACGCACTGGGTCTGGAATGGCTAGCTTCTTCTCCTTCAGAAACAAAGGGGCAAACAGTGGGAACAGAAATTCTGAAAATGGGAATTCTTTAAATGGAAATGGTTCAACGGCATCGGTGGAGCTTGTGAGGAGCAAAACCCACGATGGACTAACAGGCTCTAACAACGACACTGATGAACAGAGAGGGGAGGGGCCTGCTAGCCTGGAGACAGGACCGGTGAGGTCTCTCAGCAAATCGCTGAGTTTCTTCTCTTTACTTCGACGGGGGAGTTTTAGGTCAAGTGAAAATGGAGGGGGAGGTCTTGTCAGAAGGGGCCGGGGTCTAAAGGGCTTTTTTAGTAGCATGAGATGGAGACGCAAGGAAAAAGCAAAcgagggagaaggagaagaagtgGAAGGTAGGAAGGAGAATGATGTGAATACTGCTGACTCTGAAAACATAAAGGATATTACTCTTACCCTTGAGCCACCTCCGCATCATCACCAAGAGGACTGTTCGAATGCAGAAGCAGAATCTAACCTCCAAGTCACAGAGACTCCGGTTACTAGTGTTACCATAATACCCCCACACTGTGTTGCCATTCCAGGGCCATCTGTTGAGCAAGACTCCCCCTTTCCTTACACACCCACTGACTCACCACTGTGCCCTCCGATCCAAAAAGCCAAAGCCTCAATTTCCAGCCTCACCCCCTCCCTTGCTACACCACCTTTGGATCGCTGTAGCACAGGCGACCCACCCTCAGAGCCTTCAGTTGACCGGCTTTGCTCCCTTCTCTTCAATGATGTCACATCCCTCAAGAGCTTTGACTCACTGACAGGCTGTGGTGACATTATTGCTGATGCAGATGATGATGGGCCAACGGGTAATGGGGGCAGtggcaccagcagcagcagcagtggaggaggagggtgtaGCATAGGTGCAGGGAGAACTGTTGGTATCACCAGTGCCATATCACATGGATCTCCATCCAAACCCACTTTACCTACACAGCTGACCCAGCCCATATTCTCTGTTACTTCAAGCTCAGTGCCTGCCTCCCTCCCAGCCCGGGCCCGGGCACCATCTCCTCCACAGCAACACCCAGCTGGCAGTGGTGTAGTGGCTTACATGGGTGGAGGGGAAGAAATGGCAAGTCCAGAAGGAGTGGATGATGCAGATATGCAGGGGCTGTGGCACATGCTGCCCTCCACAGGTGACAACTCTCCTGCTTTAATGCGATCAAACCAACCGCCGTCCACTGCCCAAACTTCTACTTATCCCCCTCGCACCAACCCTCCCAGCTGCCAACTTCCCTCAGTCCAGAGGAGTTCAGACCGTAAGGTACCCCAGGTGAAGGCACTGGGGCTGAGTAAGATTCCAGTAGTtggtggagcaggaagtaggGCAGCTAAACCCCCACTCCCTCCCATGCATGGCCGTCATTCCACATCACCTGGTGACAAAGAGCCACACAGTGATGAGGGCTACTGGGACACACCCTCTGCAACGCCAACAGCAACACCTGATGAAAGTGGTCTGCAGCGTAGCCAGAAGACAGCTCTGTCACGTGACTGTTGCTCTGGAGACCATCTGTATGACTTTTACAATGACCctgaagaggaaggagaggacGAAGAACAGGAAGGAGATGAAGATCTAAACAGTACTCCTTCTCCATCCACTGAATACAAACTGAGTCCCACATCCCAAACAActcttccttcttcctcctcctcttcctccttccagtCAATGCTAGGGAGCACCAGCCTTCCTCGGGAATCCAAGATTCCACTAAGCACTAGACAAACGCTTCCTCCCCACTCTGTAAGCCAGACAGCCCTGTCATCGGTCCTAGAGAATGAATCCCCTCCACCAAAGACCCAAGCATCTCTCCTAGCTCGTACCAGAATCCCTGTATCCAAGGTGCCTGTCCGTCGTTCTGTAAATAAACCTGGCAGCACAACTAGAGGAAATCACCACAAGAAATAG